The DNA region TCCTCGCCGTCCAGCAGGATGCGGCCCTCGGTGATCTCGTGCAGCCGGGGTACGAGCGTGGTCAGCGTGGTCTTGCCCGAACCGGTCGCCCCGACCAGGGCCATCGTCTCCCCTGGCCGGATCCGCAGATCGATCCGGGACAGTACGGGGACGGACGCGGCGTCGGCGTCCGGGTAGCGGAACCCGACCCCTTCGAGGACGAGGCCGGCACCGCCGTCCTCGGGCTCCCGCCCGCCCTCGACCGCTGTGGAGGGCTCCTCCGGGACGTCCATGACCTCGAAGAAGCGGTCGGCGGCCGTCGCCGACTCCTGGCTCATCGCCAGCAGGAAGCCGATCGACTCCACCGGCCAGCGCAGCGCCAGCGCCGTCGACAGGAAGGCGACCAGGGTCCCGGCCGACAGGCTGCCGTCCGCCACCTCGATCGTCCCCAGCACCAGGGCCGCCCCGATGGCCAGTTCCGGGATGGCGGTCACCAGCGCCCAGATCCCCGCCAGCAGCCGGGCCTTGACCAGCTCCGTACCGCGCAGCCGCTGGGCGAGCGCCCGGAAGGCCTGGGCCTGACTGCGGTTGCGGCCGAAGCCCTTGACGATGCGGATGCCCAGCACGCTCTCCTCGACGACCGTCGCCAGATCGCCGACCTGGTCCTGTGCCTTGCGCGCCACCAGCGAGTACTTCGTCTCGAAGACGGAGCACAGGATCATCAGGGGCACGGCGGGCGCCAGCAGTACGAGGCCGAGTGTCCACTCCTGGGCGAACAGGATGACGAAACCGACCAGGATCGTCGTGGCGTTGACCAGCAGGAAGGTCAGCGGGAACGCCAGGAACATACGCAGCAGCATCAGGTCCGTGGTCCCGCGCGACAGCAGCTGTCCGGAGGGCCAGCGGTCGTGGAAGGCCACCGGGAGCCGCTGGAGGTGGCGGTAGAGGTCCGCGCGCATCGACGCCTCCACCCCGGCCAGCGGGCGTGCGACCAGCCACCGCCGCAGTCCGAAGAGCCCCGCCTCCACCAGCCCGAGCAGCAACAGGTACAGCGCGCCCAGCCACACTCCCCCCGGATCGCGGTCGGCGACGGGGCCGTCCACCATCCATTTCAGGACAAGGGGGATCACCAGACCGAGGCAGGAGGCGAGTACCGCGATGAACGCGGCGACGAACCAACGCACCCGCACCGGTCGGACGTAGGGCCACAGACGCAGGAGGGAGCGCACGGCGGACCGTTCCGTGGGCTCTGCAAGTGTTTCGGGCATCAGGTTCGAGCCTAAGGTTCGCCGCGGACATTCCTCACATGGTTTTCCGGCCACCGCCCTCCCCGCGTCAGCCGTTCGCGGCGCCGTGTCAACCGATCGGCCGATGCCCGTCCGACCAGGTCGGCGGATGCCGCCGCCGCCCGCCCGCCGGAATCCTTGAGGGCATGCCAATCATCGAAGTGAACGGGGTACGCAAGGCCTACGCGGGGCGCCTTGCCGTCGACGGGGTGAGCTTCCACGTCGACGAGGGGGAGATCTTCGGGATCCTGGGCCCCAACGGGGCGGGCAAGACCACCACCGTCGAATGCGTCGAGGGACTGCGCGTCCCCGACGCCGGCACCGTCCGGGTCGCCGGACTGGACCCGGTGGCCGACCACGGGCGGATCACCTCACTGCTCGGCGCGCAGCTCCAGGAGAGCGAACTCCAGCCCAAACTGACCGTGCGCGAGGCGCTGGAGCTGTACAGCGCCTTCTACGCGAAACCCGCCGACTGGCGGCGGCTCGCCGAGCGGCTCGGGCTGGAGGACCACCTCAGCCGCCGCTTCGCCAAGCTGTCCGGCGGCCAGAAGCAGCGGCTGTTCATCGCGCTCGCCCTCGTCGGGAACCCCCGGGTGGTCGTGCTCGACGAACTCACCACCGGTCTCGACCCCCGGGCCCGCCGGGACACCTGGCGGCTCATCGAAGAGGTGCGCGCGAGCGGGGTGACCGTCCTGCTGGTCACCCACTTCATGGAGGAGGCCCAGCGGCTCTGCGACCGGGTCGCGGTCATCGACCGGGGACGTGTCGTCGCGCTCGACACCCCGGCGGGGCTGATCAGCCGGTCCACCGGCTCCACCGTCATCTCCTTCACCCCCTCCGAACCGCTCCCGGACACCGGCGGACTCATCCACCTGCCCGGGGCCGTGTCCGTCTCGGTCGGCGAACAGGACGGCCGGGTCACCA from Streptomyces sp. NBC_01754 includes:
- a CDS encoding ABC transporter ATP-binding protein; translated protein: MPETLAEPTERSAVRSLLRLWPYVRPVRVRWFVAAFIAVLASCLGLVIPLVLKWMVDGPVADRDPGGVWLGALYLLLLGLVEAGLFGLRRWLVARPLAGVEASMRADLYRHLQRLPVAFHDRWPSGQLLSRGTTDLMLLRMFLAFPLTFLLVNATTILVGFVILFAQEWTLGLVLLAPAVPLMILCSVFETKYSLVARKAQDQVGDLATVVEESVLGIRIVKGFGRNRSQAQAFRALAQRLRGTELVKARLLAGIWALVTAIPELAIGAALVLGTIEVADGSLSAGTLVAFLSTALALRWPVESIGFLLAMSQESATAADRFFEVMDVPEEPSTAVEGGREPEDGGAGLVLEGVGFRYPDADAASVPVLSRIDLRIRPGETMALVGATGSGKTTLTTLVPRLHEITEGRILLDGEDIAGMERPRLRELVSVAFEEPTLFSATVGENVLMGAEGASEEELRRALSVAQADFVYDLPLGVDTQVGEQGLSLSGGQRQRLALARAVVGKPRFLVLDDPLSALDVHTEALVEAALRRVLEETTALVVAHRPSTVMLADRVALLSGGRISAVGTHQELLHHNAEYAWLMSGAEGAMGADDHAGVPTAEESSTR
- a CDS encoding ABC transporter ATP-binding protein is translated as MPIIEVNGVRKAYAGRLAVDGVSFHVDEGEIFGILGPNGAGKTTTVECVEGLRVPDAGTVRVAGLDPVADHGRITSLLGAQLQESELQPKLTVREALELYSAFYAKPADWRRLAERLGLEDHLSRRFAKLSGGQKQRLFIALALVGNPRVVVLDELTTGLDPRARRDTWRLIEEVRASGVTVLLVTHFMEEAQRLCDRVAVIDRGRVVALDTPAGLISRSTGSTVISFTPSEPLPDTGGLIHLPGAVSVSVGEQDGRVTIHGDDDTADAVIKLLAAHHITARHLRVLETTLDDAFLDLTEQDARA